Sequence from the Fragaria vesca subsp. vesca linkage group LG4, FraVesHawaii_1.0, whole genome shotgun sequence genome:
TGAACTTCATGGCGTTCCCTTCTTATTCCTCCTAGAGCTTTTTCTTGCACAAAAGAAAAGTGGGTTTTATAATTACCACGTTAAATTGATAAAGAGCAAAGCAAAGGCCAAGCAGATCTAGATTATGTACTTTAATCTTCTTTTATCTGACAGTGAAAGCATTGCAATTGTTGGATTCATTGTGAAAGCTCTATGCTGCAAGAACTGTAGTTTTTGGTAGGCATACTTGTTCAACACTCCAGTCAGATTCATCTTCCTCACTAGTCACTACATAACATATATAATAGCTCATTCAGTTAACTAGATCAGAGACAAGCTACCATGGCTTCAGATGAGGAAATAGATAGCCTGTTTGAAAATGCGATGAAAGGACAATGGGAAAAGGTCAGGGAGGCCTACAGAAACAGTATCAAGGCTCAAAAAGCCAAGATCACCAGGTCCAAAGAGACTGCTCTACACATAGCCATAGCAGATGGCCAAACCGAAATCGCACTGGAGTTGGTCAAAATTATTCCCAGTAATGCAGACGACAGTGACGCTTCAACGGCGGTACTCAGCATAGCAAACGACAGAGGCAACACGCCGCTACATCTAGCTGCTCGGATTGGGAATGTACAAGTGTGCCGTAGCATTGCTGACAAGGCGGCGAGCCTCGTCTCCCTTCGAAATGTGGAGGGAGAGACACCTCTCTTCTTGGCAGCTCTTAATGGTAACACAAAGGCTTTTGTTTGCCTTAATTTCTATTGCCCAGAAAAACAGCACTCCTTGATTAGGGACAACAATGGGGATACCATCCTTCATGCCGCAATCTTGGGTGAATACTTCAGTAAGTTCAACTCCTTCATCAGTTATTTCCTCATCTCTCTAGGACTGTTTCTGTTTCTTTGCTCATTTGGGCGCAGAAAATCGGTGGGAACTGAAACCCGAACCGCAAACCGAATTGGTTCTAGGTTCGGTTCGGGTTAAAGCGTTTAAACCCGAATGGGTTTCCTGTGAACATCTATACCAGACTTCGATCTACATGAGATCAGAGTATGCCTATTCTGGGTAGCAACTCCGGTTGGGTCAGAAATAGGTGGAACCGAAATGAGTCGGGTCGGTTCTTTCGGTTTTTGATTTTCAACTCCTAATCTTTGATCCCTAACTACTCTGCTCTGAGATCAAATGTCTCTTTCACGTCAATAAATCCCATCTCGTTTTATGTTACTGTAGATTAACAACTGATGAAATCAAACAAACTTGAATTTTCATTAGAACCGAGAAATATAGAACCCGACCCGAAACCAAACCCGAAAGAGGACTGGATCGGTCCTGTTCGGTTTGTGTTCTGTTTTGTTTGTGTTGGTTTTTGGTCCTTGAAACAAAGTGAAACCAGATAATGAAAATGGTTGAATGTGGAAACTAGAAAGACAGTACTGATTAGTTGTTTGGTTTGGTATTGATAGGTTTGGCATTTCAGATAATTAAGTTGTACCCAGAACTAGTGAACTCTATGAATCAAGATGGTTTGTCTCCCCTGCATATTCTAGCCAGTAAGCCAAATGCATTCAAAAGCAGCTGTCGACTCGGGCTCAGTGGTCATCTTATATACCAATGTAAGAAATCTCTACTAAGTTTATACTCACATGGATGGATACTGCATATGTGTGTTTTGTTAGAAAAATCTTTATTCCAGTCTGGCTAGGAATAGTATTTCCTGCTCTTCAAGTTGTTGGTGCTTTGTTTTTTATAAGGATTTTTCATTTTAACGGTCAGGTTTGATGGTTGAAGAACTCAAAGTGGAAGAATATAACCATGAAGCTTGTCTTCCTAAGGCAGGAGACAGAGACAGTTTTTCATACCCAGAAAACTACCAAACATGCATGAACTTCTTCCAAGTTCTCAGAAGTTTGTTTCAAGTGTTAAGTGGGTTAATGCTAAACTTATCACATTTTTATATAGTTTTCACCTACAATGTGCACATAAAAGTTAATTTAGTTTCTCCAAAGTAGGTAAAAAGAGGGGGGATAGGCATTGGGTGCAATTGTGGCATGGATACTCACATAAGACGCACAGCTCACTCCTTCAAGCTAATGGAGGAAATGAAAAGGGTACTAATGGTCCTGTTGGTGATGAAGAGAATCCCAAACAAGGTATAACCTCTTTAGGAAACCTTTCATTGCAGATGTGTAGTTATATAGTCATATGATTAGCCTAATTTTCGCAGAGGCTACTCCAGGAGCATCAACTTCTGCACTGAGGTCACAATCAATAGATGCTACTAACGAAATATCAGATGGAAAGAGTTCAAGATCAACTAATGGTAATTTCCTTGGTGAAAAACCGCATACTGTAAATTGCAATTTGAAATTTACAAGGACTAATGAAACTTTCGCTCGTTTAGAAGAATCATTCACACGTTTTACAAATAAGAAGTATATATAAGTATAAGACCATGGTTAGATACGTTTTGGATTTATATATACCTTTGGTAAAATACTGGAACTTCGATCATGTCTTCTACAGTAAGCTTTTGGAGGTATTCAATAAGCATGTTATAAGAACTTGTTCGTCCAAAACTTAATACCATTTTATTCATTATGTTCTAGAATTATAAACATAAGGGGGATCTTCTATTCAACTTTTGTTTTAGTTGAACTGTTTGAGTCATAGAATCTTAACTATTTTGAGATGTCATGACTTTTTGACATCTGTTTTTCTTCCTCTTTTCAGGTGCAAACCATCCAGAGAGAAATAGAGGAGAAAATCACCTGTTTCCACCCAATTATGTCTCATTTGTTTTGTTCTTCAAGTTTATGATGAAGGCCTTGCTAATCATTCTGGGAATTGGTCAGTATCAAATTTATATATTGAATCCTTTCACACATTTGTCAAATCATGTTCCATTCCCAAATCAACATACATCCTAGGTAGATGTGAGAACTTCTTTACAATACATCACTTTCCCATCCAAGCCTTTCCAACTGAAGAAATCGATTTAACATTGTCTCAGCATATCCGCTAACTGAGTGTTTATTATTAATGAATGTCATTTAGGATTTTGGAGGATAAAGAAAATCCAAGAAAAGAAAGAGAGACATATATGGGCGAATCAGGTCATGAATGAATTGGTTGACCTTACTTCTTTATACAAATATCGAAATACTGGGCAAAATCCTCAAGAAACTAAAACAAGCAAAGATAAAGAAGAAGCCTATAATGCTATAATGCTAGACGAAGCCTCACCCTTACCATCTGATCATGCGGCACGTAACAGTACAGATACGCATATTGAGGCGATTACCTTTTCCTCAAGCCAGTACAATTATAAGCCAAGGAGTGATCAAAATGAGCCAGGTGAGTTAACTGTTCTCCTCCCTTTTTTTTGTTTACACTGTATGCTTCATTGACATCACAAAAATTAGATATTTCCACTCATCATACTACTAATTTCACACAGAGAGGAAGAACACCATTCCCTTCAGAGGTAAGAAGAATGGAATTGTAGCAGGGAAAAATCAGTCACCTATATTAATTGCAGCAAAGATGGGAGTAACTGAAATGGTGGAGAAAATCCTAGACAAATTTCCGGTGGCCATCCAGGATGTTGACTCTGATAACAAGAATGTTGTACTCTTAGCAGTTGAGAACAGGCAACCCCATGTTTACAATCTCCTTCAGAAGAGACAGATACTAAAGGAAAGCCTGTTGCGTCAGTTGGACAACAAAGGTAACAGTGCATTACATCTTGCTGCTACATGTGGTCAGTACCGGCCTTGGCTTATTCCAGGCGCGGCATTGCAAATGCAGTGGGAAATCAAGTGGTATAAGGTATGTCGTATAGTTGGTTTAATGCTGTAATCAGCTAACTGTGACATATATGTTTATATGTTAAAGAAAACTTGTAACATAATGTTTTACTAGTAACTTTGATGTGCTTCACAGTTTGTCAGAAACTCTATGCCACATCGCTACTTTGTTTGCCACAACAGTAGTGGCCAGACACCAAAGGAGATCTTCATAGATACACACAAACATCTTATAAAAGAAGGAAGCAAATGGCTAACCAAAACCTCGGAATCATGCTCCTTGGTTGCAGCACTCATTGCAACGGTTGCATTTGCTACATCAGCAACTGTACCAGGAGGACTTGATCAGCGAACAGGCGAGCCAATTCTCCAAGACAAGGCAGCATTCAATGCCTTCACCATCTCATCACTAGTTGCTCTCTGCTTCTCAATAACCTCCCTGGTCTTCTTTCTTTCAATCCTCACTTCTCGATATGAAGAAAGTGATTTTTCCATGGACTTGCCCCGGAAACTCTTGATGGGTTTGACATCACTCTTTGCATCTATAGCTTCCATGTTAGTCTCATTCTGCACAGGGCATATCTTTCTCCTAAAACATCAACTGAGATATGTGGCATATCCATTGTATGCAGCAACTTGCTTGCCAGTGACATTTTTCGCTCTTGCACAGCTGCCGCTTTACTTTGATCTCATGAGGGCCATCATCAACAAGGTACCTCAACGGAGCTACAAAGTCTATCCACACTAAGTCTTCACCAATGACAAAATGTTTAAGGATTATTCAGTTAAAATGATGAGTGAACGCAAAATGTACACAATTTATGAAATTATAGTCAGGTTATTGATACATCAGTAGCTTTGTGGAGCGTAGGCTTTCAATAGTATATGTATGCCACAGTGGTATTTATTTGAATGTCATTGATATTCAGCCTAGTCTGCTAAGACAATTATGTATGTCATTTTAGAACTATTTGTAAAATTATTTGTTTTCCCCCCATTATTTCTCATTTGTTAGAACTTTCAAGATTATGAGGATGGCCTTTTTAAACAGTGTGCACTGTGGTGAGTGTCAAACTTTATATTGCATCCATTTACAGTTTGTTGAAAGTGATCCATTTTGCCTCATCTAGTTAGATCGATGGTGAAACTTTTATCAAGTTACGAATCTGAACCGCACTGCATTTTCTAACCGAAGGAAGACTAGCTAAAAGAAACTCATGGCCACAGTGAGTCAGTGAGTCTCCCACAATATGTGTTCAATTGAATTGCATTAGGATTTGGTGGATGAAGAAGAATGAACTGATATAGCTCAATTAAATTAGCGTGCCGATTAATAATTCCCCAATTGACATCCACTAGCTACAAACATTTGACTGATAGACCTGAAACTTGAGTGCGTACTCTTCTGGCTGGGAAGGATGAAGAAGGCATGCCACGTTGAAATCAAAGGCCCCTAGCCATCCAAGGCATCCATGCATGCATAAACCTATCGCCACAAACCATATGTTTTTACATGATCAAAATTTGCTATATAAGTTGCCCTGGTTACGTTCTCAGCTCAAACCATACCAACCTCTCATCTTTCCTCCACCAAATTTTGAGATGACAGAGAGAACCAAACAAACAACCAGAATAACAGAATGAAAACGACTCAAACCAACGTGGCTATGATAAAGCGGCTCCACATCTCCATGTCTACTTCGGTTTGAGTTAATTTAATTATCATTCCAATAATTCATCACCGCTCACTAAACGTCGTGACGGTAAGGCAATCAAGAAAAAGCAGTATGAGAAAACTTAGAATTGAATAGTGATAGGGATAGGGTCATAAGGCCAAGTACCTCCCTATATATTGTCTAATTATATTTACTAAATAAAACTATCTACTTATGTGGCTTTTGTTGGTACTTGTACTATATAATAACGTCGTAATCTTTTGTATGTCTATGAAAATCAATCATTCATTCTCTTCATTCAGTATCATCAGTCCACCCCACTTGGAGAATACCAAATTCAACAGATTTCTTTTTACAAAAAAATTGACACCCCATATGCTTTGTGGGTGCTGCACTTGAGTTTGGATTTTAAACATGTTGAGCGAGAGCTAGTATGCAATTGTTCACAATTTTATGACTTTCAAACTCCCACATGTACATGGTTGGATGTTCGAGGTCACTTGGCTACGTTCTCTTTGGTGTTCCTACATCAATTACGTTTCCATCCTAGAAGACATCTCACTTCTTGAGCTCATCTGACATATACTTCTGTATTGCTATAGACAAATAAATCGGAACTAAAGCAAAAGATTTCTTCCGTAGATATATACAAATCAACATTTCCAGCTACAGGTTGTTATAGAAACCCATAACTTCATGGTTCATGGAGTTGCTCAACCCCACCTGGTATGTGTTCAACAAGTTGCTTTTATTCCTATTTACACCTTCGAATCATCTGATTAGGCAACATCTATGCATGCCCTTAACCCCGAGAATCAGATCAAACCAGGCTACTTGTTAGCCATGTAGTAGTCTCACACACTCTGGCCACTCCATTCTTTACACAGCTGCTTGGCTTCTCAGAGAGTCAGAGCTGAGAAAAACCAACAGTTGGTAGTGACCTGCAGCTTGCCTCAATAGCTAGCGTCTTAACAATACCCCGGCATGGGTCACCTCCGAATACAAGATTTGATACTCCAATTGAACAGTTATTCTTTCCCAGGCAAGCCTGCAGAAGGGAAATATTAGAAAAGTAGGATTACCAGTGAACCGTGAACGCATCACATTAAACATTTCAAGTAGAATTAGAGGCTGGGGCACTGCCCACTGTGAAGCAGATGCCATGCTTCTACGTATTATTGTCATTCACTTTTCTAGATGAATACTAGGAATGATCTATAACCACATTACCTCAGAAACTATGGAGAAGGAATTCGAAGCATGGCAATTCCCTTGAGAAAACTTCTGGCAATGACCTTGAGGACTTCCATAACTAGCAAATTCTATCGAAGATATTATAAACCCGTCTTGACAATGCAAGTGAATTTCTGGTGTCCGATCATTTACTCTGCCTTTTTTATCAATAAAATCTGGATTGAACCACTTCTGGACAGGTGGATAGTGAGACTCTGATACTTGAGCACAGATGGTTCCAACTGCACGTGAGTTGATTGATATCTCGAATGGATTCCCTCCAGTTTCCTCAAAGATTACAAGTAAATTACTTGAAGCCTGCAGCCATGAACGTGGAATATGGTACCTGGAGGATGCCAATTCTGGCTATGTTAGGCCTCTGCACTCGGTTAGGGATTTTAAACTTTTCTAGCACAAATTACAAACGTAGATTCCTAAAGTAAAGTGAAATATTTGACTGCACAATTTGCAACCATCCTTCGCAGATTATGTTAATTAGAATGAAATATACCAGGTTTGAGTAGGCTTCCCGCAGTTAGTTGAGCACTTATCAGAGTTGTATGCTCCTCGATAATCACATATTTCTTGGCATCCATCTTTTGGAGCAACAAGTGTCCAATATCTTCCTATATGGTGACCATTGACCCAAGCCTGGCCTTTTCCCATGCTTCCTAAATTTAGAGCAACTGGATCTGTGCCAGCAGGGCTATCAAAGTATGTCTGCTAAGGCATAAGGGACAGTTGTAAATAAATTTCCTTATATGAAACAGACAAGAGATCATATAGGAGAGCAGTACTAGACAAGAGAAAACACAATTTTAAGAGACAAAAAATGCCAGAAATCCCAGTTACAACACTAATCTAATATAGATTGGGAACTAACAAATCACTTTACACCCAAACATTTCTGTTTCTTCCATAGCTTTACATAATGCATCTTTAGCTTCTATGCTGTTGTATTTTCAACAGGTTCTCTTATAAACAATACTTTATACTGCAATTTGTGCATTAATCATACTTTGCTGGCGCACTACAGGCTTAGTATAAAATCATAATATTGTTATCATGAGCTTCACCAAGAACCACAAAACTTATCACACATACATTAACACAAGTCAAATTACAGCAAAACAACAATTAAGAAAGTGATAGACTCTAAGATAAGACAAGATCAGCTTATCACTTATCATTAACCTTTATAATAAGATTGGCAAAGGATGGCTATAGATGCTTTGCATAATAATTTTAAAAATCTAACTTTTCTTAAGAAAAGATTTACCTTGTACCAGGTAAAAGTGGATGGATCAGCATCTACTGACAACTCAGCCCAGCCTGCCTTCTCATTTTCTTCTATGGTGTATATTTTGAAAAACTCTCCTTTAAGCCCAACCTAGGATAATCAAAGAATCTAGGATCAATCTGACAATCGTTACTCCTCAGACATAACATGTTATGAAAATGTATAGATCAAGGTATCAGTTTCAAAGCCATGCTATTTAAAGAATGTTATGATTCTACACTGTCAACCAACCAATTTCAATTTGGAAGCAGTGACTATAGTAAGTGTTCACAAAGTAATTACAATAAGTTAGGTCTTTTTAAAAAAATATTAAGAAAAGGACTACTTTTGGTAAAGACATACAAACACACTATAATTCCAATGAAAAATATTTGTATATATGAAAAGGAATAGGTTAATAAAAAATATTAAGAAAAACTAGAATGACCTTGTGCAGTTGTGCAAATAGATTCTCCCTTTTATGGGTAATTTAATTTGAGGGTAATTCTTATTACTACCTGGTAAGTCCATAACAATGTTGAGAGGTCGATATCCCCATTTTTGAACCCAGTAAGTTTGACATGTCCTCTAAATCCTGCCCCGTCTTTCTCAAGGAAAGCGCCATAGTTCTGTAGGATCGTTTGCAAACAATATGACATTGAGGATAATCAGTAAAACTATCCATTGAGGTATAGATTCATCTAACAAGAAGAAAAACAAATCAGCTTGAAGGTCAGGAAAAGATTATAAAAGTTGGCTGAATGAAAAGCAATGTTGTCATTGAATATAACCAAGCAAGAAAAATTTATGAACTTGACTTAATTTTAACACAGTAAAAAAAGAACTTCAAATTCAATATATGTAAAACATACAGCATATCATTTCCAAAAAGCATACAGCTCTAAGGCAACTTTCTTTTGACAGAAGACAGAAAAGATATCGTATTAATAAGAGAAAAATAAAAGACTTGCGTATCAAAGGTGCCCACAACCTACAATAGACAGAAGCACGTTTCTAAAAATGACAAAACAACAAGGGGATGGAAAATATAAGGCCTCTTCTATCAAACAACAAAACACCACTTGTTTCTTTCCACTAATTAGCTGACATCAAAACAGCTCTGGGTTGACACAGCATTCACTTTTGTTAGACTGCTTGCTTAATCATCATTAGCAGTCTGAACTACTTCATTCGCTTTACTCTAGATTTTATTCCTTGCCATAAGAGTTCACTTCGGTACCTACTTAAAATCCTCTCTACAGAGAAAAATTAGACACGCAGAAACTCTCTAATTTTTACAGCTTCAAACATAACTATATTCTTTTACCTGCAAGCCAACTGTCTGAGTTAACAGCAACAAGTCATTATATCCCTTGACAAACCTAACAGGCTGCACTACTTTGACCCAATGACCAATCACACTGCCTTCAATGTAGAGAAGGATGCAATGAGATATCCATTAGAGAGAATAATAGTAATTAAATAATCATAGAGCATATAAACGAAACTCATATAATTAATCCATATATATGCACAAGATAATATCAGCCGCTCCGGCTACATAACATTGCAAAAGTCATATACCATGATGATGCTTGTAATTAAAATTCCCAGCAGAAAATATGAGAACCATATTGATCTTCTTCGCCAATGGCCAAAAGCCTAAAAGAAAACTCATATCAGATGCATCCTAACTATATTCCAAACATCCATCACCTGTAAGCTGGCCATTAACAAAAACACGCAACACATCACGCATGCTATCAATCGTAATTGCTGGACTAATCTTGTTTTCCTCCCAAAAAGAGATGTCTTCATCTGAAACAAATATTCTACATAGCAAAAGGGAATTAGATAGAAATTGACAAAACATCTATAAAAACAATAAAAAGTGACAAGAGTTGAATAAAGAACAGTGGGTTCATTAAACCTTCAAGGTGACCATCACGTACTAGAATTTAAAATACTGAATTTAGACTAGTTTTCAGAGATTTGACAGAATACTGGAAGTATAATATTGGTTATAAGTTGCAAGTGGCAACTGACAGCTAAATAATATTGTAACGATCAATGAAAGACATAGTAAATCAAAATGGTAAAATCCCTAATATATAGGTTTCCATTCATCCCAGTACAATTGCATTCCGTGATAGCTTGGTATTGTTTTGAACTAAGCTTACAATATTAATAGAAGTATTGAAGTGAACACTAGTGACTCAAGAGATAAGAAGTATCAGGAGTTAATGTAAAAGTCTCATGTTATTATCCCAAATCATGACTCCAGATCCATTAGTCTAGGAAGTCTCAACTGAACAAGGACTTAACTCTTCGGACACTAGACAACCGACTACGAATAAGAGGGTAATGCTGTACCAAACTTAATCTATTTTTTTTTTTATATAGGAAATAAAATCTCATGAAACAATCTCATACAGTTGGAACTGTCTTCAATAATAAAGACGGTACCTGGTTAGATGCCATAGGTAATCAGAATGATCCTTTGTCACATTTAAATGCTCCAATATTCCGGGGGCTGTGAATTTGTTCTCACTCCAAATACCAATTGGCTCTTCCACAGTCATCCAGGGTTTTGTGATATGCAAAATTTTGTTATCGGAAATAACTGAAGAAAGAGGCAAATCAAAGTTTACTCTTTTTATGGAAATCTGCGTCCCAACCTGGCCATTCATGGAAAAAAAAAGTTTAAAATTGAAAGATTCAAACGATCAAGATAGTAAAATACTAAAACTTCTCCAATTTGAACATATACACAAATGTATATAATCTCACTTGTGAGTTAATTTTATATGGAGGTACAGCTAAACCTTCCATTTTGCTAATCAGCAAACTAAAAAATTGTTTCAAAAAATATCTTACATATAAAGCGGAAACATCACCAGATTCTAAGAAGTTTACATGAGACATCCGAGTATGAGATGTTTCTCCAACGAAAAAAACATTGGGATTAAAGAGTGCTCAGAAATCATTATTAAGTTCTGCTGGGCTTCCCCCATTGAAAGAAAAACATAAAATCCTCCTCATCACTGAACTTTCTCTAATTCCAGAAATACCAACTTACTACAGATTCAGCACTGAAATGATTGAAGCAAATAGCTTTCCAAAGAAGGAGATAAACAAACAAAACAGAAGGAGAAACGATGATGTTTTAGTAGACTCAACACAACTACCATTAATATCAGATACATGAAGTTTTTTTCTTCTTTTTCCTTTTTATACCCATCAATCCCTTAAAATCCATTATGCAAACTCAAGCATAGAACTTTTAAGGGGTGTGTGTGTGTGTGTGTGTGGGGGGGGGGGAGTGGTTGGGGGTGGGAAGCCTCCTGCTGAACCCTAGAATCTTTAGGAGGCTGGAAACTGGAAACTCTAGCAATTAGGTACCTTGAAGGGTTCAAACCCCAGAGAAAATGGGGGCAAACCATGGGACTGATGTCCTAATATATATCATTGCTATATATCAGTTGGGATCAGAAGAGGACGTCCGCACGCCCTTAAAGTGCAGATGTCCCTCCATTCTCCACCAGACGGCTCCAATGACGGCGCGCCTCCACCCTAGCGGCCTCCAGCAGCGTCCCCGATCACTTTCTTCCCTGGTGAGTCCGCCGAATTCCAGTTTTCCGGCGAGATCGATTTTGTTTGAAGTTTTGGGTGATCTCGCCGGAAAACTGGAATTCGGCGGACTCACCGAGTAGGGAAAGTGATCGGGGACGCTGCTGGAGTCCGCTAGGGTGGAGGCGCGCCCGTCGTCCGCGCTTGATCGCTGCAAAAGCAGGGACATCCGCACTTTTATGGGTTTGCGGACGTCCTCTTCTGATCCTGTCCGTGTATATACAAGGCTTCTCAGCTGCGGACGTCCGCATTTATTCTTACGGTGCGGATTTTCACTTTACACTCACTTTTCAATCGAATTTTCATATCTCCACTGTCTAGTATTTAGATACTATTGTATAGATCATCTCTGCAAAATTTCAGCCAATTTGGTTATCATTAAGGCACTCAAAACTGCGTTTTTCTATTATAAACATNNNNNNNNNNNNNNNNNNNNNNNNNNNNNNNNNNNNNNNNNNNNNNNNNNNNNNNNNNNNNNNNNNNNNNNNNNNNNNNNNNNNNNNNNNNNNNNNNNNNNNNNNNNNNNNNNNNNNNNNNNNNNNNNNNNNNNNNNNNNNNNNNNNNNNNNNNNNNNNNNNNNNNNNNNNNNNNNNNNNNNNNNNNNNNNNNNNNNNNNNNNNNNNNNNNNNNNNNNNNNNNNNNNNNNNNNNNNNNNNNNNNNNNNNNNNNNNNNNNNNNNNNNNNNNNNNNNNNNNNNNNNNNNNNNNNNNNNNNNNNNNNNNNNNNNNNNNNNNNNNNNNNNNNNNNNNNNNNNNNNNNNNNNNNNNNNNNNNNNNNNNNNNNNNNNNNNNNNNNNNNNNNNNNNNNNNNNNNNNNNNNNNNNNNNNNNNNNNNNNNNNNNNNNNNNNNNNNNNNNNNNNNNNNNNNNNNNNNNNNNNNNNNNNNNNNNNNNNNNNNNNNNNNNNNNNNNNNNNNNNNNNNNNNNNNNNNNNNNNNNNNNNNNNNNNNNNNNNNNNNNNNNNNNNNNNNNNNNNNNNNNNNNNNNNNNNNNNNNNNNNNNNNNNNNNNNNNNNNNNNNNNNNNNNNNNNNNNNNNNNNNNNNNNNNNNNNNNNNNNNNNNNTGTGTATATATATATATATATATATATATAAGGCTTGTGGAAGAACATTGAAATCCCAGCTTGAGACAAAAATGCAGACTCATTTCTGGAAGCCTTAAACACAATGGCAATGGATATGTAGAGTAATTAGTTATAAAATATATACATAACAAGCATGAAGTGCACTAAATATTTAAGTTTTGGTTTGGAGTTTTAATACGGAAGAACCATAGGGATACAAAAACCAAAGAGTGTGGCCTCAAAATAACAGATATTGATACAGGGGGTCAAAAGAGTATCACAAAATAAAAGCAGATGAAAATGTGTCTCTAACTGATTCAGGTCATTTTGCAGTGAGATCATGCTACAAGGTGCTTAACATTCTGCTTATCAATGAGCAAACCTGTCCAATAATATAACCATACCTTGGCAGTGTTGAACACAACATTCCTACAGTCTGGCAAGATACTGACCGACCATGGTGGGAGATTATATTTTTGACCAAGGAATGTTACAGAGGCTGATTTATGCTCATCAATGTTTGCCAGGAACGCGGAGCACTGGCTTTGACTTCTACCAATCCAAGTAAAGTTTAAGCCTTTAGTGAGAACTGTTGTGCCATATACATGTGCCTGAAAATATTTGTGCAATATCGAAATTATTTAAGAGGTAAAAACAAAACTCAAACATGAACAGTAGAGGATTGATTAAAAC
This genomic interval carries:
- the LOC101298703 gene encoding beta-galactosidase 9-like — translated: MTIFPCCIENEYGNIESSFGQRGKEYVKWAANMALGLGAGVPWVMCRQVDAPGSIIDACNGYYCDGYKSNSYNKPILWTEDWDGWYATWGGRLPHRPVEDLAFAVARFYQRGGSFQNYYMYFGGTNFGRTSGGPFYITSYDYDAPIDEYGLLSEPKWGHLKDLHAAIKLCEPALVAADSPHYIKLGPKQEAHVYGTTCSAFLANIDEHKSASVTFLGQKYNLPPWSVSILPDCRNVVFNTAKVGTQISIKRVNFDLPLSSVISDNKILHITKPWMTVEEPIGIWSENKFTAPGILEHLNVTKDHSDYLWHLTRIFVSDEDISFWEENKISPAITIDSMRDVLRVFVNGQLTGSVIGHWVKVVQPVRFVKGYNDLLLLTQTVGLQNYGAFLEKDGAGFRGHVKLTGFKNGDIDLSTLLWTYQVGLKGEFFKIYTIEENEKAGWAELSVDADPSTFTWYKTYFDSPAGTDPVALNLGSMGKGQAWVNGHHIGRYWTLVAPKDGCQEICDYRGAYNSDKCSTNCGKPTQTWYHIPRSWLQASSNLLVIFEETGGNPFEISINSRAVGTICAQVSESHYPPVQKWFNPDFIDKKGRVNDRTPEIHLHCQDGFIISSIEFASYGSPQGHCQKFSQGNCHASNSFSIVSEACLGKNNCSIGVSNLVFGGDPCRGIVKTLAIEASCRSLPTVGFSQL
- the LOC101298415 gene encoding uncharacterized protein LOC101298415 translates to MASDEEIDSLFENAMKGQWEKVREAYRNSIKAQKAKITRSKETALHIAIADGQTEIALELVKIIPSNADDSDASTAVLSIANDRGNTPLHLAARIGNVQVCRSIADKAASLVSLRNVEGETPLFLAALNGNTKAFVCLNFYCPEKQHSLIRDNNGDTILHAAILGEYFSLAFQIIKLYPELVNSMNQDGLSPLHILASKPNAFKSSCRLGLSGHLIYQCLMVEELKVEEYNHEACLPKAGDRDSFSYPENYQTCMNFFQVLRSKKRGDRHWVQLWHGYSHKTHSSLLQANGGNEKGTNGPVGDEENPKQEATPGASTSALRSQSIDATNEISDGKSSRSTNGANHPERNRGENHLFPPNYVSFVLFFKFMMKALLIILGIGFWRIKKIQEKKERHIWANQVMNELVDLTSLYKYRNTGQNPQETKTSKDKEEAYNAIMLDEASPLPSDHAARNSTDTHIEAITFSSSQYNYKPRSDQNEPERKNTIPFRGKKNGIVAGKNQSPILIAAKMGVTEMVEKILDKFPVAIQDVDSDNKNVVLLAVENRQPHVYNLLQKRQILKESLLRQLDNKGNSALHLAATCGQYRPWLIPGAALQMQWEIKWYKFVRNSMPHRYFVCHNSSGQTPKEIFIDTHKHLIKEGSKWLTKTSESCSLVAALIATVAFATSATVPGGLDQRTGEPILQDKAAFNAFTISSLVALCFSITSLVFFLSILTSRYEESDFSMDLPRKLLMGLTSLFASIASMLVSFCTGHIFLLKHQLRYVAYPLYAATCLPVTFFALAQLPLYFDLMRAIINKVPQRSYKVYPH